Proteins from a genomic interval of Anas platyrhynchos isolate ZD024472 breed Pekin duck chromosome 4, IASCAAS_PekinDuck_T2T, whole genome shotgun sequence:
- the NPY5R gene encoding neuropeptide Y receptor type 5 encodes MDLGFKDHNNRTPTKNTSAATNNFSAWKDYRSSVDDIQYFLIGLYTLISLAGFVGNLLVLMALTKRKQKTIINILIGNLAFSDILVVLFCSPFTLTSVLLDQWMFGTVMCHIMPFLQCASVLVSTLMLISIAAVRYRMIKYPLASNLTAKQGYFLIVIIWAFGCAICSPLPVFHKIVDLSKTLNLEALENRLLCIESWPSDSYRIAFTISLLFMQYILPLVCLTASHTSVCRSVGARLSNKEDKFQENEMINLTLHPSKSTGTQTQPSSHTRWSCALVRKHHRRYSKKTSSVMPAILRHHQDNTNFRDLPETSGTEKSQLSSSSKFIPGVPICFEMKPEENTEIQDMITVSQSIVRIKTRSRRVFCRLTVLILVFGFSWMPLHLFHVVTDFNATLISNRHFKLVYCICHLLGMMSCCLNPILYGFLNNSIKADLMSLIPCCQIP; translated from the coding sequence ATGGATTTAGGATTCAAAGACCATAACAACAGGACACCCACCAAGAACACTTCTGCTGctacaaataatttttctgcCTGGAAAGACTACAGGAGCAGTGTCGATGACATACAGTACTTTCTCATTGGGCTATACACACTTATAAGCTTAGCTGGCTTTGTGGGAAACCTGCTTGTACTAATGGCTCTAACAAAACGCAAGCAGAAGACAATAATAAACATCCTCATTGGCAACTTGGCCTTCTCTGACATCTTAGTTGTGctgttttgttctcctttcaCGCTGACATCTGTCCTGCTTGACCAGTGGATGTTTGGCACTGTCATGTGCCACATAATGCCCTTCCTCCAATGTGCATCCGTTCTAGTTTCAACTTTAATGCTAATATCCATCGCCGCAGTCAGATACCGTATGATAAAATATCCCCTCGCCAGCAATCTAACAGCAAAACAAGGCTATTTCTTAATAGTAATCATTTGGGCCTTCGGTTGTGCCATTTGCTCCCCTCTGCCAGTTTTCCACAAAATTGTGGACCTCAGCAAAACTCTGAATTTAGAGGCACTGGAAAACAGGCTCTTGTGTATTGAGTCATGGCCTTCTGACTCATACAGAATTGCCTTTACCATATCCTTACTGTTCATGCAGTATATACTCCCCCTCGTGTGTTTAACTGCAAGTCACACCAGCGTCTGCAGGAGTGTAGGTGCCAGGCTGTCCAACAAGGAAGACAAGTTCCAAGAAAACGAGATGATAAACCTCACACTTCACCCATCTAAGAGTACGGGCACTCAGACACAGCCCTCCAGCCACACCCGGTGGAGCTGCGCCTTGGTCAGAAAGCACCACAGGAGATACAGCAAAAAGACTTCCAGTGTGATGCCTGCTATTTTAAGGCACCATCAGGATAATACTAATTTCAGAGACCTCCCAGAAACCTCTGGCACAGAAAAAAGCCAGCTCTCTTCCTCCAGTAAATTCATCCCAGGGGTACCTATCTGTTTTGAGatgaaaccagaagaaaacacagagatCCAGGACATGATTACAGTATCCCAATCCATCGTCAGAATTAAAACTAGATCTAGGAGAGTTTTTTGCAGACTGACAGTGCTAATCCTTGTTTTTGGTTTCAGTTGGATGCCGCTTCACCTTTTCCATGTTGTGACGGATTTTAATGCCACTCTCATTTCTaacagacattttaaattaGTATATTGCATATGTCATTTGCTGGGCATGATGTCCTGCTGCTTGAATCCCATCCTCTACGGGTTCCTTAACAATAGCATAAAAGCTGATTTAATGTCCCTTATTCCATGCTGCCAAATACCATGA
- the NPY1R gene encoding neuropeptide Y receptor type 1: MRPVAAGNIIQQVGNNMNASVLGSLGNSSSYLNFSEKNSQILQFEDEDCHVPLAMVFTLALAYGTVIILGVSGNLALIVIILKQKEMRNVTNILIVNLSFSDLLVTIMCLPFTFVYTLMDHWIFGEAMCKLNPFVQCASITVSVFSLVLIAIERHQLIINPRGWRPNNRHAYMGIAAIWILATASSLPFLIYHVLTDEPFRNITFDEYKDKYVCLDLFPLDTARLSYTTTLLVIQYFGPLCFIFICYLKIYIRLKKRNNMMDKMRDNKYRSSETKRINIMLISIVVAFAVCWLPLTIFNIVFDWNHEILPVATCSHNLLFLICHLTAMISTCVNPIFYGFLNKNFQRDLQFLFHFCHFRSREEDYETIAMSTMHTDVSKTSLKQASPVAFKKINSDDDDKI, from the exons ATGAGACCTGTGGCAGCTGGGAATATTATACAGCAAGTTGGGAACAACATGAATGCTTCAGTTCTCGGCTCCCTGGGAAATAGTTCCAGCTACCTGAATTTTTCGGAGAAGAACTCGCAGATCTTACAGTTTGAGGATGAAGATTGCCACGTGCCTTTGGCCATGGTCTTCACCTTGGCCTTGGCTTATGGGACTGTGATAATTCTGGGAGTCTCTGGGAATCTGGCCCTGattgtcattattttaaaacaaaaggaaatgcgCAATGTTACTAACATCCTCATTGTCAACCTGTCCTTTTCTGATCTTCTAGTGACCATCATGTGTCTTCCCTTTACCTTTGTGTATACCTTAATGGACCACTGGATTTTTGGGGAGGCCATGTGCAAATTGAACCCCTTCGTGCAATGTGCCTCAATCACCGTCTCGGTCTTTTCTCTAGTCCTCATTGCCATTGAGCGCCACCAGCTGATCATCAACCCCCGAGGCTGGAGGCCGAACAACAGGCATGCCTATATGGGGATTGCTGCCATATGGATTTTAGCCACGGCTTCCTCCTTGCCTTTCCTGATCTACCATGTGCTAACAGACGAACCCTTCAGAAACATAACGTTTGATGAATATAAGGACAAATATGTGTGTTTGGACCTCTTCCCCTTGGACACTGCCCGGCTTTCTTACACCACGACTCTATTGGTGATTCAGTACTTTGGACcactttgttttatatttatttgctaCTTAAAG ATATACATACgattaaaaaaaaggaacaacatGATGGACAAGATGAGAGACAATAAATACAGATCCTCTGAAACCAAAAGGATCAACATTATGCTGATCTCAATAGTGGTTGCCTTTGCCGTTTGCTGGCTGCCTCTGACCATCTTCAATATCGTGTTTGATTGGAACCATGAAATTCTGCCCGTTGCTACCTGCAGCCACAACCTCTTGTTCCTCATCTGCCACCTCACCGCCATGATCTCCACCTGTGTGAACCCCATCTTCTATGGGTTTCTCAACAAGAACTTCCAGAGGGACCTGCAGTTTTTATTCCACTTCTGCCACTTCCGCTCCCGTGAGGAGGATTATGAGACCATAGCCATGTCCACCATGCACACAGATGTTTCAAAAACCTCTCTAAAGCAGGCAAGCCCAGtcgcatttaaaaaaataaatagtgatgatgatgacaaaatataa